From a single Budorcas taxicolor isolate Tak-1 chromosome X, Takin1.1, whole genome shotgun sequence genomic region:
- the MXRA5 gene encoding matrix-remodeling-associated protein 5: MLWAPRSRGSRLPTDRCAGMAHPDEMPMTWARWRALSMVLILLWGRPHVALACPHPCACYVPSEVHCTFRSLAAVPAGISPHVERINLGFNSIQALSETSFAGLTKLELLMIHGNEIPSIPDGALRDLISLQVFKFSYNKLRVITGETLQGLWNLVRLHMDHNQIEFIHPEAFRGLTSLRLLHLEGNLLHQLHPATFSTFAFLDYFRLSTVRHLYLAENAISALPAGMLQNMPLLENLYLHGNPWACDCDMTWFLQWDAKSKGVLKCKKDKAYEGGQLCPTCFSPKKWHRQELRKLQDVRCQKPSIESPLRQNQSRSSEEDQDEDEDADHPFSPDGFQFPGWNVSVNMSDEHGNTVHLVCDIKKPTDVYRLHLNHTDPQEVEINATVALDFECPMTRQSYEKLWKLIAYYSEVPVKLHREPALGKDPRLGYQYTQDADDDTTLYYTGVRAHILAEPEWVTQPSIELQLNRRLSSAKLVVLSYSSQHALVMSAKDARLSRSRSWVMIEPGRAVQRAQTVLEGSSCQLSCNVRASESPSISWVLPDGSVVKAPMEDRDGRFSVLTSGWLKIRSTQPSDAGLYQCVARVRDETDQMLYRVLVQPPVVQPPDAYTVTVQKNPGEPVMLPCQALAVPEAQISWILPNKRLLNAMANASHAYVLADGTLSIPKVQGSDSGYYRCVAVNRRGADHFTVGVQVSKKGSPKRRGRPGGRILPGGRGGIVEDEGGSGMGDEENASRTPLHPQDQEVLIRATDDAGGGGKKTRKGRRKLKPWKHPAKEPETNVAEGRRVFESRRRINVANKQINPERWADILARVRGRNLPKGTEGPQVITVRSPSLTRQEVTPPPPAVAPGSASPVQTTSSAEESSGDMSVFGEEEQVSSAVSSPRTVLLQPGHDGVIRSEPRVTSTPAEEFIDEDSSEKTVGATPTEIDSNQTPATTPASVLYESSTLQTLEMEHREPTEENVATDSWSTLHAGSVPDSTSPEGESPVDAVPLAESETVTYFYPDLGTNSQPAEKTVKEQASTRFTPTPASWVAEARTSEPFEDPTLGDPDVPAETRLQEQTDSQQLVKTGLSTPGHPLTPEDTEDTSQTLQEGGTLEAHPADSRSVEGNGQAADPTTPLDSTLEVVNSVTDLQPPGESTLGVVFGKDTTTAPVTTPAPKDTSPLAPTTLPSRKRPHGRRRFRPHKFRHRHKQTPHTMLAPTDAFSTPPTQVPEVKTPSLHVASSLVPTTWVNSALGIAGRLDTEDHAEPVSRGSPHRRQGKRRNRHRYITSTLSSVASASKPSLSPEDKHKTSFPPSSRAALSPTTVSFTTGDPREITSVEAYSTASISKTHSSPGRFRETVPVTREPVSDGEEMKKHGVTDLGDYQTVVPGGSLTHAASPSVAEVSHTRGFKEASLTSPFPKTTSWDGASQPGMEHTDPPVTSPSEAVTESPSERESADLALLTEFSPSAAVSTLFQPHRVAPSTTLPVLKVEASSSLAETSIRDQRGRETTQATVHSEIAPQSRVSTHALVEEPESPFPPTTLMPFAETTTEPTPPLTSGTSPAWEASKHHVSFHYVGTPETKAPSVNNEVTRHLVKPDQLSTPSSEQDRFTLTPEEALRKEAFDGTMKNVLPRAPDGPDEAGRVPVFHQPARVPATPIPPRGTVRPPHEVTQSPFRYSVTFQPPHHLNRKLGVTAYPSRVWPEGRHTTTPRSPSYPTTPVVVSWPGSKPSVPSTVTGQEADRFQGSSRSFANNHLPDLRRDPVGKLPNSRTPPLPGGRFPFFINRTVSFPQLGGTPKPQGPSSPAPALRDRKVDVGPYTRIHSQSIFHMDLGPPAPPVLHPPRTTALPSTNVRTIPPVSSTRSSIPFAMSSAPPSRSFHHGSGKLLSAGGPPASKFWTLGEKPQIVTKSPQAMTVTAETDVTFPCEATGKPKPFVTWTKLSTGALMTPNTRLQRFEVLKNGTFVIRGVQVQDRGQYMCTAKNLHGADRRVVLLSVTVQQPQILASHYKDVTVYLGDTIAMECLAKGTPAPQISWVFPDGRVWQTVSPVEGRVTLHENRTLSIKEASFQDRGVYKCVASNAAGADSLAIRLHVAALPPVIHQEKAENISLPPGLSIHIHCTARAAPLPSVRWVLRDGTQIRPSQFVHGNLFVFPNGTLYIRSLAPQDSGRYECVAANLVGSARRTVQLLVRRAAANARITGASPPRTDVRYGGTLRLDCSASGDPWPRIVWRLPSKRMIDALFSFDTRIKAFTNGTLVVTSVTDKDAGDYLCVARNKVGDDFVALKVNVLMKAAKIQRKEANDHQVLYGGDLKVDCLATGLPNPEISWSLPDGSLVNSFVQADDSGGRAKRYVVFHNGTLYFNEVGPREEGDYTCFAENQVGKDEMHVRVKVVSEPAAIRNKTYAVIHVPYGDVVSVACEARGEPAPRVTWLSPTHRLIPASSDKYQVYEDGTLLIQKAQRSDSGNYTCVVRNSAGEDRKTVWIHVHVQPPTINGYPEAITTVREVAPGGSRKLIDCRAEGVPAPRVLWAFPEGVVLPAPYYGNRITIHRNGTLDIKSVRMSDSVQLACIGRNEGGEARLVVQLTVLEPLEKPVFHDPVSEKITAMAGHTISLNCSATGTPTPALLWALPNGTELRSGQRLHRFFHKGDGRLHVSGLSSEDAGAYRCVASNSAGHTERLVSLKVGLKPETSKRYHNLVSIVNGETLRLPCVPPGARGTRPSWTLPSGVVLEGPQVRGRFALWENGTLTVQDASVFDRGTYVCHADGEHGPSVVSVPVIVIAYPPRITSEPTPVIYARPGSVVKMNCMAMGIPKAEISWELPDKSHLTAGTQPRLYGNRFLHPQGSLTVQQATQRDAGFYKCTAKNLLGSDSKTTYVHIY, translated from the exons ATGCTCTGGGCGCCCCGCTCCCGTGGGTCGCGGCTTCCGACGGACAG GTGTGCCGGGATGGCCCACCCGGACGAGATGCCGATGACATGGGCGCGGTGGCGAGCCCTCTCCATGGTGCTGATTCTGCTCTGGGGACGCCCCCACGTGGCCctggcctgcccccacccctgcgcCTGCTACGTCCCCAGCGAAGTCCACTGCACGTTCCGCTCCTTGGCCGCTGTGCCCGCTGGGATCTCTCCACATGTGGAAAGAATCAATCTGGG gtttaatagCATACAGGCTTTGTCAGAAACGTCGTTTGCCGGACTGACGAAGCTGGAGCTCCTCATGATCCATGGAAATGAAATCCCCAGCATCCCTGACGGGGCTCTGAGAGACCTCATTTCGCTCCAG GTTTTCAAGTTCAGCTACAATAAGCTACGCGTCATCACGGGCGAGACCCTGCAGGGGCTGTGGAACCTGGTGAGGCTCCACATGGACCACAACCAGATTGAGTTCATCCACCCGGAAGCGTTCAGGGGCTTAACCTCCCTGAGGCTCCTCCACTTAGAGGGGAACCTGCTTCACCAGCTGCACCCCGCCACTTTCTCCACCTTCGCCTTCCTGGACTACTTCAGGCTGTCCACCGTGAGACACCTCTACCTGGCCGAGAACGCCATCAGCGCTCTCCCCGCCGGCATGCTGCAGAACATGCCGCTTCTAGAGAACCTCTACCTGCACGGCAATCCATGGGCCTGTGACTGTGACATGACCTGGTTTCTGCAGTGGGACGCCAAATCCAAAG GGGTCCTCAAGTGTAAGAAGGACAAAGCGTACGAAGGGGGTCAGCTCTGTCCCACGTGCTTCAGTCCCAAGAAGTGGCACCGACAGGAGCTTCGGAAGCTGCAGGACGTCCGCTGTCAGAAGCCTTCTATCGAGTCCCCGCTGAGACAGAACCAGAGCCGGAGTAGCGAGGAAGATCAGGACGAAGACGAGGATGCCGACCACCCCTTCTCCCCGGACGGGTTCCAGTTCCCCGGGTGGAACGTGTCCGTGAACATGAGCGATGAGCACGGAAACACGGTCCACCTGGTCTGCGACATCAAGAAGCCCACCGACGTGTACAGGCTGCACTTGAACCACACGGACCCCCAGGAGGTAGAGATCAACGCCACAGTCGCCTTGGACTTTGAGTGTCCCATGACGCGGCAGAGCTACGAGAAGCTCTGGAAGCTGATCGCCTACTACAGCGAGGTCCCCGTGAAGCTCCACCGGGAGCCCGCGCTCGGCAAAGACCCCAGGCTCGGCTACCAGTACACGCAAGATGCCGACGATGACACCACGCTGTACTACACGGGCGTCAGGGCCCACATCCTCGCCGAGCCGGAGTGGGTCACGCAGCCGTCCATAGAGCTGCAGCTCAACCGGCGTCTGAGCTCGGCCAAACTGGTGGTGCTGTCCTATTCATCTCAGCACGCCCTGGTCATGTCCGCCAAGGACGCGAGGCTGTCTCGGAGCAGAAGCTGGGTGATGATTGAGCCCGGCAGAGCCGTGCAGAGAGCCCAGACCGTCCTGGAGGGGAGCTCCTGCCAACTGAGCTGCAACGTGAGGGCCTCCGAGAGCCCCTCCATCTCCTGGGTGCTCCCGGACGGGTCCGTCGTGAAAGCGCCGATGGAAGACCGCGACGGCAGGTTCTCCGTCCTCACCAGCGGCTGGCTGAAGATCAGGTCGACGCAGCCGTCGGATGCTGGTCTTTACCAGTGCGTCGCTCGGGTGAGGGATGAGACGGACCAGATGCTCTACAGGGTCCTGGTGCAGCCGCCGGTTGTTCAGCCTCCTGACGCATATACGGTGACCGTTCAGAAGAACCCAGGGGAGCCCGTGATGCTGCCTTGCCAGGCACTGGCCGTACCGGAAGCCCAGATCAGCTGGATCCTTCCAAACAAAAGGCTGCTGAACGCGATGGCCAACGCCTCACACGCCTACGTGCTGGCCGACGGCACTCTTTCCATCCCCAAGGTTCAAGGCAGCGACAGCGGTTACTACAGATGTGTGGCAGTCAACCGGCGAGGGGCGGATCATTTTACGGTGGGGGTCCAGGTGAGCAAGAAGGGGTCTCCGAAAAGACGCGGGCGCCCAGGAGGCAGGATTCTTCCTGGAGGGCGAGGCGGGATCGTGGAGGATGAAGGCGGATCCGGCATGGGAGATGAAGAGAACGCATCAAGGACGCCCCTCCACCCGCAGGACCAAGAGGTGTTAATCAGAGCAACAGATGACGCCGGCGGCGGGGGTAAGAAGACCAGGAAAGGGCGCAGAAAGCTGAAACCCTGGAAGCACCCTGCAAAGGAGCCGGAGACCAACGTCGCTGAAGGCCGCAGAGTCTTCGAGTCCAGGCGGAGGATAAACGTGGCCAACAAGCAGATTAATCCAGAACGCTGGGCAGATATCTTAGCCAGAGTCCGTGGGAGAAATCTCCCTAAGGGAACAGAAGGACCGCAGGTCATCACAGTCCGCTCACCTTCACTGACGAGGCAGGAAGTGACGCCACCTCCGCCCGCCGTCGCTCCCGGCTCAGCATCGCCTGTGCAGACCACGAGCAGTGCAGAAGAATCCTCGGGAGATATGTCCGTATTTGGTGAGGAAGAGCAGGTTTCCAGTGCTGTCTCCTCCCCTAGGACTGTTCTGCTCCAACCTGGCCACGACGGAGTCATTCGTAGTGAACCCAGAGTGACAAGCACTCCCGCGGAAGAATTTATCGACGAGGACTCTTCTGAGAAGACCGTGGGTGCAACTCCCACTGAAATTGACTCCAACCAAACCCCAGCCACAACACCGGCATCTGTACTTTATGAATCTTCTACTCTGCAGACCCTGGAAATGGAACACAGAGAGCCCACCGAGGAAAACGTAGCCACAGACAGCTGGTCTACCCTCCATGCTGGATCCGTGCCGGACTCCACATCCCCTGAGGGTGAATCTCCGGTGGATGCCGTACCCTTGGCTGAGTCTGAGACTGTGACCTACTTTTACCCCGACCTGGGGACAAATTCACAACCAGCTGAGAAGACCGTGAAAGAGCAGGCCTCCACACGCTTCACGCCAACTCCCGCCTCGTGGGTTGCTGAGGCCAGGACGTCTGAGCCTTTTGAAGACCCCACCTTAGGGGACCCTGACGTCCCAGCTGAAACGCGCCTCCAGGAACAGACAGACAGCCAGCAGCTTGTGAAAACTGGTTTAAGCACTCCAGGCCACCCACTGACTCCCGAGGACACGGAGGACACTTCTCAGACACTTCAGGAAGGGGGTACGCTAGAGGCTCACCCCGCAGACTCCAGAAGCGTCGAGGGAAATGGGCAAGCCGCAGACCCGACCACTCCGCTTGACTCGACGCTGGAAGTGGTGAACAGCGTCACTGATTTGCAGCCTCCCGGGGAGTCCACGCTTGGCGTCGTGTTTGGCAAGGACACAACCACGGCACCTGTGACCACACCAGCCCCAAAGGACACTTCACCGTTGGCACCGACCACTCTTCCTTCTCGAAAGAGGCCCCACGGGAGGAGGCGATTCCGACCCCACAAATTCCGACACCGCCATAAACAGACCCCGCATACGATGTTGGCCCCAACAGACGCTTTCTCGACTCCACCGACCCAAGTCCCCGAAGTGAAGACTCCAAGCCTTCACGTGGCAAGTTCTCTGGTTCCTACGACCTGGGTTAACAGTGCTTTAGGTATCGCCGGACGCTTGGACACGGAGGACCACGCCGAACCCGTATCCAGGGGCAGCCCACACAGGAGACAGGGCAAGAGGCGCAACAGACACCGATACATCACTTCCACCCTGAGCTCTGTGGCTTCTGCGTCCAAGCCCAGCCTTTCTCCAGAAGATAAGCATAAAACCTCTTTCCCCCCCAGTTCCCGAGCTGCGCTTTCCCCTACCACCGTCTCTTTCACTACTGGAGACCCACGGGAGATAACCAGCGTGGAAGCTTATAGCACAGCCAGCATCAGCAAAACGCATTCATCTCCTGGCAGATTCCGAGAGACCGTTCCAGTCACACGCGAGCCCGTGTCAGACggagaggaaatgaaaaagcaTGGTGTCACAGACCTCGGGGACTATCAAACCGTGGTCCCTGGAGGCTCACTCACTCACGCGGCATCACCTTCTGTGGCCGAGGTCTCCCATACGAGAGGGTTTAAGGAGGCGTCTCTGACGTCTCCCTTTCCAAAAACGACGAGCTGGGATGGGGCATCCCAGCCTGGGATGGAACACACAGACCCACCTGTTACCAGCCCTTCGGAAGCTGTTACAGAATCACCCTCTGAGAGAGAGTCGGCGGATCTAGCTTTGCTTACTGAGTTTTCTCCTTCAGCAGCGGTCTCTACGCTGTTTCAACCCCACCGGGTGGCTCCTTCAACAACTCTCCCCGTCCTGAAAGTAGAGGCATCCTCGAGTCTGGCGGAAACCAGCATCCGTGATCAGAGAGGCCGTGAAACCACTCAAGCTACCGTCCATTCTGAAATCGCACCCCAGAGTCGCGTGTCCACTCATGCCCTGGTGGAGGAGCCAGAATCGCCATTCCCACCCACAACTTTGATGCCCTTCGCAGAGACCACCACAGAGCCCACACCACCTCTTACTTCAGGGACGTCCCCAGCCTGGGAAGCTTCCAAACACCACGTCTCCTTCCATTACGTGGGTACCCCAGAAACCAAAGCGCCTTCCGTGAATAACGAAGTCACTCGGCATCTGGTGAAGCCAGACCAGTTATCCACGCCCTCTTCCGAACAGGACAGGTTCACCTTGACCCCAGAGGAGGCGTTAAGAAAGGAAGCGTTTGATGGTACAATGAAAAACGTGCTTCCCCGTGCTCCAGACGGTCCAGACGAGGCTGGGAGGGTCCCGGTTTTCCACCAACCAGCCAGAGTTCCCGCCACACCGATCCCACCGAGAGGAACCGTGAGACCCCCGCACGAGGTCACACAAAGCCCCTTCAGATACTCGGTCACCTTCCAGCCCCCTCATCACCTGAACCGCAAACTGGGAGTCACCGCGTACCCGTCGAGGGTTTGGCCGGAGGGCAGGCACACGACGACTCCGAGATCACCGAGTTATCCGACGACTCCCGTGGTGGTTTCGTGGCCTGGGTCCAAACCTAGCGTTCCGAGTACGGTGACCGGCCAAGAAGCTGACCGATTCCAGGGCAGCTCGAGATCGTTTGCAAATAACCACCTGCCCGATCTAAGAAGAGACCCCGTGGGCAAGCTTCCGAATTCGAGAACGCCTCCTCTTCCCGGCGGAAGATTCCCTTTCTTTATCAACAGGACCGTCTCTTTCCCCCAGTTAGGAGGTACCCCAAAACCTCAGGGACCCAGCTCTCCAGCCCCAGCGTTGAGAGACAGGAAGGTCGATGTAGGTCCTTACACTAGAATACACTCTCAGAGCATCTTCCACATGGACCTGGGGCCCCCAGCGCCTCCCGTCTTGCACCCCCCCAGGACCACAGCGCTCCCGTCCACCAACGTACGGACCATCCCCCCAGTCTCCTCCACCCGGAGTTCCATCCCCTTCGCGATGTCTTCCGCCCCGCCCTCCAGAAGCTTCCATCACGGCAGCGGAAAGCTCCTCTCTGCCGGAGGGCCGCCTGCGTCCAAATTCTGGACGCTCGGGGAAAAGCCGCAGATCGTCACCAAATCCCCGCAGGCCATGACCGTCACCGCAGAGACGGACGTCACATTCCCCTGTGAGGCCACGGGGAAGCCCAAGCCCTTCGTGACTTGGACCAAGCTGTCCACAG GCGCTCTGATGACGCCCAACACCAGACTGCAGCGGTTCGAGGTCCTGAAGAACGGCACTTTCGTCATCCGGGGCGTCCAGGTGCAGGACCGCGGGCAGTACATGTGCACCGCCAAAAACCTGCATGGCGCCGACCGCAGGGTGGTCCTCCTGTCGGTCACGGTGCAGCAGCCCCAGATCCTGGCCTCCCACTACAAGGACGTCACCGTCTACCTGGGCGACACCATCGCCATGGAGTGTCTGGCCAAGGGGACCCCGGCGCCGCAGATCTCCTGGGTCTTCCCCGACGGGCGCGTGTGGCAGACCGTGTCCCCCGTGGAGGGCAGGGTCACGCTGCACGAGAACCGGACGCTGAGCATCAAGGAGGCGTCCTTCCAAGACAGGGGCGTCTACAAGTGCGTGGCGAGCAACGCGGCGGGCGCCGACAGCCTGGCCATCCGCCTGCACGTGGCGGCCCTGCCCCCGGTCATCCACCAGGAGAAGGCCGAGAACATCTCGCTGCCGCCCGGCCTTAGCATCCACATCCACTGCACGGCCCGCGCCGCGCCCCTGCCCAGCGTGCGCTGGGTGCTCCGCGACGGCACCCAGATCCGCCCCTCGCAGTTCGTCCACGGCAACCTCTTCGTCTTCCCCAACGGGACCCTCTATATCCGCAGCCTGGCACCCCAGGACAGCGGGCGCTACGAGTGCGTGGCCGCCAACCTGGTGGGCTCGGCGCGCCGAACCGTGCAGCTCCTGGTGCGGCGTGCGGCCGCCAACGCGCGCATCACCGGCGCCTCCCCGCCGAGGACCGACGTGCGCTACGGCGGCACCCTCCGCCTGGACTGCAGCGCCTCCGGGGACCCCTGGCCGCGCATCGTCTGGAGGCTGCCATCCAAGCGGATGATCGACGCACTTTTCAG CTTCGACACCAGGATCAAGGCGTTCACCAACGGGACGCTGGTGGTGACATCGGTCACCGACAAAGACGCGGGGGATTACCTGTGCGTCGCCCGGAACAAGGTGGGCGACGACTTCGTGGCGCTCAAGGTGAACGTGCTCATGAAAGCCGCCAAGATCCAGCGCAAGGAAGCCAACGACCACCAGGTCCTGTACGGGGGCGACCTCAAGGTGGACTGCCTGGCCACGGGGCTCCCCAACCCCGAGATCTCCTGGAGCCTCCCGGACGGGAGCCTGGTCAACTCCTTCGTGCAGGCGGACGACAGCGGCGGGCGGGCCAAGCGTTACGTGGTATTCCACAACGGGACGCTCTACTTCAACGAGGTGGGCCCGCGGGAGGAAGGCGACTACACGTGCTTCGCCGAAAACCAGGTCGGCAAGGACGAGATGCACGTGCGCGTCAAGGTGGTCAGCGAGCCGGCCGCCATCCGCAACAAGACGTACGCGGTCATCCACGTGCCCTACGGGGACGTGGTCTCCGTGGCCTGCGAGGCTCGAGGGGAGCCCGCGCCCAGGGTCACCTGGCTGTCTCCCACCCACCGGCTCATCCCCGCCTCGTCCGACAAATACCAGGTCTACGAGGACGGCACGCTCCTCATCCAAAAGGCCCAGCGCTCCGACAGCGGCAACTACACGTGCGTGGTCAGGAACAGTGCCGGGGAGGACCGGAAGACCGTCTGGATCCATGTCCACGTGCAGCCACCCACCATCAACGGCTACCCCGAGGCCATCACCACGGTGCGGGAGGTGGCCCCCGGCGGGAGCCGCAAGCTCATCGACTGCAGGGCGGAAGGCGTGCCCGCGCCGCGCGTGCTCTGGGCCTTCCCCGAGGGCGTCGTCCTCCCCGCCCCCTACTACGGAAACCGCATCACCATCCATCGCAATGGAACCCTGGACATCAAGAGCGTGCGGATGAGCGACTCGGTGCAGCTGGCGTGCATCGGGCGCAACGAGGGCGGGGAGGCCCGCCTGGTGGTCCAGCTCACCGTCCTGGAGCCGCTGGAGAAGCCCGTCTTCCACGACCCGGTCAGCGAGAAGATCACAGCCATGGCCGGCCACACCATCAGCCTCAACTGCTCGGCCACGGGCACCCCGACGCCCGCGCTGCTGTGGGCCCTGCCCAACGGGACGGAGCTGCGCAGCGGCCAGCGGCTACACAGGTTCTTCCACAAGGGGGACGGCCGGCTGCACGTCAGCGGCCTCTCGTCCGAGGACGCCGGCGCCTACCGCTGCGTGGCCAGCAACTCGGCGGGCCACACGGAGAGGCTGGTGTCCCTGAAGGTGGGGCTGAAGCCCGAGACGAGCAAGCGCTACCACAACCTGGTCAGCATCGTCAATGGGGAGACCCTGCGGCTGCCCTGCGTACCCCCGGGCGCCCGGGGGACGCGCCCCTCCTGGACGCTGCCCAGCGGCGTGGTGCTGGAGGGCCCGCAGGTGCGGGGACGCTTCGCCCTCTGGGAGAAC